A stretch of DNA from Alicyclobacillus acidocaldarius subsp. acidocaldarius Tc-4-1:
CCCGGGCGATCTCGCCCTGGATCCCGTGTTTTCATTCATCGACGAGGTGGGTCTCAAGCTCGTCGCCAACTGGAACACGCACGGCCACTTTGATCACGTCATCGGCGCGGACCGCCTGCGCCAGCGGTACAGCGTGCCGTCGTACCTCCACCGGGACGATCTCGTCACGTGGAACCGCGCCCCGCACTGGTACCGGGCGTACCTCGCGGACGATGCGCCGGATTTGCGCCAACCGGACGCTTGGCTGCAGGACGGCGATGAACTTACGCTCGGCGACGAAACGTTCACCGTATGGCACACGCCAGGCCATTCGCCGGGAAGCGTCTGTTTCGTCGGCAAGCACGTGGTGTTCTCCGGGGACACGTTGTTTGCAGGCACTATCGGACGTGTGGATCTGGAGGGATCAGATCCGGGAGCCATGCAGGCGTCGCTCAAGCGCATCCTCCAATGGCCGGATGATCTCGAGATCTACCCAGGTCACGGGCCTGCGACGCGCATGGGACACGAACGAAGACACAACCGATTTCTGCTGGAGGTCATGCAGGGTTGAAAGGCATCGAGGCGGAGCGCATGCTCCGCCTCGCCGCGGTCATGGAATAGGCATTTTGGCCGCCGAAGACGCGCCCGCCTGGGCATTCCGGGACGGGATG
This window harbors:
- a CDS encoding MBL fold metallo-hydrolase; this encodes MEIRRFVISPIQSNCYVLAESWERGANAVVIDPGDLALDPVFSFIDEVGLKLVANWNTHGHFDHVIGADRLRQRYSVPSYLHRDDLVTWNRAPHWYRAYLADDAPDLRQPDAWLQDGDELTLGDETFTVWHTPGHSPGSVCFVGKHVVFSGDTLFAGTIGRVDLEGSDPGAMQASLKRILQWPDDLEIYPGHGPATRMGHERRHNRFLLEVMQG